The Granulicella sp. 5B5 nucleotide sequence TCGAGGCCGTCAATCGCCATATCATCGAAGAGATCTGCAATACGCAATCGCTGCTGCTGCAGATCGAGTTCAAGCTCTTTACGCTGCGCCATCCTGAGCTGCGCGAGGAGCTCGCCGAAAAGCACATCGACGCCAGCGTCTTGGTGCACGAACGCGAGCTGCAGGGGTTCTTCCCCGACAAAAAATCGCACCCGAAGGAGACGCGCGAGAAAACCCTCGCCATCGAAGCTCTCCTTGAAGGCTTCGCGCTCAACGCGCTCTTCAGCCCCAACGTGCTCACCCGCGACTATCTCGAAGAGGTCGTTCCCAAACTCCTCGCGGAGATCCTCGCAGACAGATAATACCAGTGTCTCGAATACCTCTCGAGCATGCTGGCATTCCCTATCTGTCTCAATCTTTTTGGAGCACCGAGAGGGGATCGAACCCTCGAATACTGGTTTTGCAGACCAGCGCGTTAGCCACTTCGCCATCGGTGCTCATGCTGCGGAGAGAGAACTCTCTCCCCACAGGAATTATTTCGGCTGCGTCGTCGTTCGCAGGTACGGCTTCACCGTCTTGTAGCCCGGGAAGATCTTGTCCGCTTCCTCGTTCGATACAGCGCCCGTGATGATCACATCGTCACCCTGCTTCCAGTTCGCCGGCGTCGCCACCTTGTGCTTCGCGGTCAGCTGCATGGAGTCCAGCACGCGGATGATCTCGTCGAAGTTGCGGCCCGTCGTCATCGGATACGCCATCTGCAGCTTGATCTTCTTGTCCGGTCCGATGATGTAGACCACGCGAACGGTCGCGTTGTCGGCTGGCGTGCGGCCTTCGCAGCTATCGCCGGCCTCGGCGGGCAGCATGTCATAGAGCTTCGCCACCTTCAGATCGGTATCGCCGATCACGGGGAAGTTCACCTTCGCGCCGGTCACGTCTTCAATGTCCTTGGCCCACTTGCTGTGGTTCTCGACGCCATCGACACTCAGGCCGATAGGCTTCGCCCCACGCGCAATGAACTGCTGCTCCAGCGAGCCCACAGCGCCCAGCTCCGTCGTACACACCGGCGTAAAGTCCTTGGGGTGCGAGAACAGCACTGCCCAGTTGTCGCCGATCCACTCATGAAAGTGGATCGTGCCCTGCGTCGTCTCTGCCGTAAAGTCCGGCGCGATATCGTTGATGCGGAGTGACATGGTCTTCGTTCCTTCTCCGGGGCCGTGGCCCCTGGTTTCACTGCAGATGGTATTGGATACCGCAGTTGTGGTTGCCGCAGCCCTGCCGGCGTTATCGCCCTTACGTGAGAAACCCACCCGGCTCTTGCCTTGGGTGGGTCGTGATGTTCGCTTCTTGACGTCTATCGTCTCGATTCGCTCATCGACTCACCCCTGCAGGCTCGCAGCGACAGCAGCAACGGCAGCAGGTGAGGGTCGAGTTGGAGACGGTCAGCTTCATGGTCAAACACTTCTCGAATCTTTGAACCGCCGCCGGCTTCACGCCAGCATGGAAGCAGTTGGCCCCAATTGCGGTAGTCCCAAGGTACGGCGGCGGCTCACCGCTGTCAACTCCCCCAAAGGAGCCACGCAGGCCGTAGCATTCACACCATGGCCCGCACCCTCGACTACTCCGTCCTCGACGTCTTCGCAGAGCAGCCGCTCGCCGGCAACCAGCTTGCCGTCTTCCACGATGCCAGCTCGCTCACCACTGCTGAGATGCAGTCCCTCGCCCGCGAAACCAACTTCGCCGAAACCACCTTCATCCTCCCCGCGGACCCCGCGCAGGAGGCCGAGCACGGCGTCCGCGTGCGCATCTTCACCACGGAAGAGGAGTTCCCCTTCGCCGGCCACCCCACGCTCGGCACGGCCACCTGGCTCCATCTCAATCATCCAACGTTGCGCGGCGCGCAGATCATCACCCTCAAGCTCAACGTCGGTCCCATCCCCGTCACCTTCCAGCCCTCGCAGCCCGGCGACATCGGCGTCGTCGGCACCATGCGCCAGAACGATCCGGTCTTCGGTGCCGCCCACGCACGCAGCGCCATCGCGCCGCTGCTCGGCCTCGCGGAAGAAGACCTCTCACCTACCCACGCGCCGCAGACCGTCTCCACCGGCCTGCCCTTCTGCATCGTCCCGCTGCGTTCGGTCGAAGCCTTGCAGCGTCTCCAGGTCTCGCAGCGCGAGGCGCAGTCATGGCTCGGCAACAGCGGCGCAAAGTTCTTCTACTGCGTCGCCCCAACCAACGACGCGGCCCCGCACGCAGCGCAGTGGCGCGCGCGCATGCAGTTCTACAACGGCGAGGACCCCGCAACAGGCTCTGCGACCGGCTGCTGCATCTCGTGGCTCGTACAGCACGGCCTCGCCACCTCTGGCACAGACGTCGTCATCGAGCAGGGTATCGAGATCCATCGGCCCAGCCGTCTCATCGCCCGCGCCTCGCTCGCCTCTGCAAAGGTGTCCGACGTCTTCGTCTCCGGCCGCACCATTCCTGTGGCAACGGGACGCTTTTTCCTGCCTTAGCCGCAGTACTTTCCCACAGCATGGGAACCACAAACGTCAACAGCTACAAGGGGTCTCGCAGACCCGGTGGATGCGCTACTCATTTCTGGTGCATTTTTGGCAGAAAATTCACTGTTGTCACCGGCCCTTCCTCTCTGTACTCTCAGCAAATCGTTCGCAGCGGTTATACCCGATGCACCTGAAAATCGGGGCCGTAGCGACAAGGCTTAGTAGCACGCATCACCCACAATTTGACGGAGAAAAGCGGGCACTGGAAGCGCCCATCGCGTAGGGACCGTGAGTCGTATCGCCACGCGATTTTGGGTCGCTTCCACGCTTCGTTTGTCTCCACACCGCGCACCGCAGGCGGCCGGCCATGGGCTTCCCCAGGTCGTCCTCCAACGGCACAGCGGCACTGCTCCCGAGAGTGCTTCCGGGAAGCGGACGAGAGAGTTTTTGCACTCTTTCCACCGCCTTCCACAGCATCCACACGCAGACGCCCCCACTGTGCCTAAACCGGCCTCTGTTGGTCCGCGGACAACCTGAACGCTCACCCGGGCGATGCCCCGCATGACCTCCCGTCCTGCGAACGGCCCAGTTCGGCCCGAAACGCTTCACTTTTACGCAACCCTGTCCTTACGCCGCGCTGCCAACCCGCAGCAACGCGCTTGGAAGCCGCAACGCAGCACTGCAAGCCGGGCACACCGGCACGGAGAAAAATACCTATGCGTCCTCGTAAGCTGATCCTGTGCATCGAAAGCAATGAGCAAGTGCTCTCTGTCCGCAAGTTCCTCCTCGAAACCCGTGGCTACCGCGTCGTAGCCTGTGCCTCCGCCGCTGAAGCGCTCGACTACCTCCAGACCGCGACCCCCGGCTCCATCGACCTCCTGATGTCCGACCTGCTTCTCCCGCAGATGGACGGCAACGAGCTCGTCCGCCGCGCCAAGCAGCTTCTCCCCGGCCTGCCCACGCTGCTCGTCTCCGGCACCGTCACCGGCTACGATCGCGCCGCCGCTGCCGACGCCTTCCTCCCCAAGGGCGCCAGCACCCCGGCCGAGATCCTCGACCGCATCCGCATCCTCGTCGCTCGCAAGCGCGGCCCCAAAAAGCACGTCCAGTCAGTCACCGTGCCGCAGCGCGAGCTTGCCGTCGCCAGCTAGCCTTGTTGCCGAGTGCCTGTTGCGAGCACGCGGCGGGCACTCGACGATCAGTCATGTTCCAGGTGTTTAATCTCTTCAACGGGGCCGCTTGCTCCTGGCAGTATGCGTCGAATGATGCTTGGAAAGACCAGCGCCACGACGAAGTAGGCTATGGTTGTGCCCAGCGCCAGCCACGGCAGCCCCGCTCCACACGCCATCCCAATGGCTGTCACCAGCCACATCGTAGCCGCGGTCGTCAGGCCGTTCACGTGATCGCCTTTTACAAAAATCATCCCGGCTCCGATGAATCCGATGCCGGTCACAACCTGTGCTGCCACGCGCGAAGGGTCCAGCACGATGCGGCCCTCCACAAGCACATTCGTAAAGCCGTACTTCGAAACCAGCAGAAAGAGTGCAGCCGCCGTACCGACCACGGTATAGGTGCGCAGCCCCGCACTCTTATGGCGAATCTCGCGCTCCAGGCCAATGCTCGCCGACAATACGAACGCTATCCCCAGTTCGAGAAACTGCTGTAGGCCCTGGCCGCTGATCTCGGAAATCGGCATGCGTTCATTGTAGAGAGGATTAGTGGGAGCGACGGCCCAATCCGCTATGCCTCAACCAGACCGTATCTTCTCTGCCACTGCTGCTTCAGTCGAGCCCAGACAGCATCCAGCTCCTCTTGCGAGATCGACGGATCTCTCGACTCCACAAACCTCTCCGCTTCGCTCTTCGCAAGTTCTAAGATCTCGCGGTCCCGCGTCAGGTTTGCCACCCGAAACTCCGGCAGCCCCGCCTGCCTTGTGCCGAAGAACTCCCCTGGCCCGCGTTGCTGCAGGTCGAACTCCGCCAGCTCAAAACCATTCTGTGTGCGAACCATCGCATCCAGCCGCTGTTCGGCTTCGGGCGAGACCACGCCACTCGTCACCAACACGCAATAACTCTTCGCCGCCCCACGCCCCACGCGACCCCGCAGCTGATGCATCTGCGCCAGCCCAAAGCGGTCGGCATGTTCAATCACCATCACCGTTGCATTCGGCACATCCACGCCCACTTCAATCACGGTCGTGGACACCAGTACATCCACCTCGCCGCGCTTGAACCGCGCCATCATCACTTCTTTATCGTCAGCGCTCATGCGGCCATGCAGAAGCCCGAGCTTCAACCCCTTCAGCGCGCCCGCACTCAGCTCCTCAAACATCTCCGTCGCCGACCGCAGCTTCTGCCGCTGAGCCTTCTTCCGGCTCTTACCTTCGAGGGACTTACCCTTACCTCTTCCCTTGTCATTCCGTAGCGCAGCGGAGGAATCTGCTTCTTGCGTCCCAGCCTCTGAAGCCTCCAACGCAAAGTCCAGCTCCGGCTGGTCATCGCGCTCGCCTTCGATGACGGGATACACAATGTAAGCCTGCCGCTCCGCCTCCACCTGCTTGCGTACGAACTCCCAAACCTTGCTCACGCCATCTTCATTCACGCGTCGCGTCACAATCGGGCTGCGCCCCGGCGGCAGCTCGTCGATCACGCTCGCCTCCAGGTCGCCATACATCGTCAGCGCCAGCGTCCGTGGAATCGGTGTCGCCGTCATCACCAGCACATCCGGCTCTGTCGCAACGCCGCTCGCACCCGGCTTGCGCATCAACCGAAACCGCTGCTGCACACCGAACCTGTGCTGCTCATCCACAATCACCAACCCCAGGTTGTCGAAGTCGACCTTCTCCTCCACCAGCGCATGCGTGCCAATAGCGAGATCCACCTCGCCGCGAAAGATCCTCCCCCGCACCTCGCGCTTCGTCCGGTCATCCAGCGACCCCGTCAGCAGCGCCACCCGATACGGCCTGCCCGTCCGCGGCGATATCACATCCTTCAGCAGCTTCCGTGCGCCCAGATAATGCTGCGTCGCCAGGATCTCCGTCGGCGCCATCATCGCTGCCTGGTAGCCATTCTCAATCGCCACTACCGCCGCCTGGAACGCCACAATCGTCTTGCCCGAGCCCACATCGCCCTGCAGCAATCGTCGCATCGGCTGCGTCTTTCGCATGTCTCCGGCAATCTCGCCGAGCACCCGCTTCTGCGCCGCCGTCGGCTTGAACGGCAGCACCTGCTTCAGCGCCTCGCGGACCTTGTCGTCGGTCACAAACGCCGTGCCCTCGCGCTCGCGGAGCCGCCGCCGCTTCAGCTCCAGCCCCAGCTCCAGGTACCAGAACTCCTCAAAGATCAACCTGCGATGCGCCGGCGTCCGCGCGCTCATCAGCTCCGTCATCGAAGTCCCGGCAGCAGGGAAGTGCAGCGCCTGCAGGGCCTCCATCCTGCCCGGCAGCCCCAGCCGTTGCAGCATTGCCTTCGGCAGCGACTCCTCCGCCCCAGCATCCGAAAAAGCCTCGCTCTCCTGCAGATCCTTGAACACCGTCCACATCACCCGCCGCAGCCACCGCGACGTCAGCTTTGCGCCCCACGCCGTCGTCCCGCCCAGCGACGGATACACCGGCACAATCCGCCCCATCTCCAGCATGGTGAACTCGGCATCCTCGCCCGTCGCACTCGCGTCAGGCAGAATCTCAAACGTCGGCTGCACCATCTTGAACTTCGTAGACCCCGGCGGCGCGTTCAGCGCAGCCCCACTGCGCGAGCCCTCAAGCTTCCCATACAGCGCCACCATCTGCCCCGGCTTGAACTTCCCCTGCAGATAGCTCCCATGAAACCACAGGCACTTCACCGTCTCCAGCACCGCCAGCGGAGGCGGCCGCAGCAACCCATCTAATTCCTCGCCTGCCTCCACCGGCGGCTTCACCCCCACCGTCATCTCAAAGATCGGCCCCGACCGCGTCCGCAGCAGCACCGTCCCGCGCACCTCACCAATAATGCTCGCGACATCCCCAGCCTGGTACACGCTCAGCGGCTTCGGATGCAGCCGGTCCTCATACCGAAACGGCAGATGATACAGCAGGTCTTCCACCGTCACCACGCCGCGCTCCGCCAGGCCCGCGGCGATCCGTTCGCCCACGCGCTTGATGTACTTCACCGGCGTCTTCAGCTCCATCCGCACGCACTCGATGCTACCAGTGCCACTGTGGAAGGCATACACCTCGACACCCTCCCGCAACGGCCCACTCGCACCACATCCTGCGCGGTGAAATAATGGTGTCGGCGAGGTCTTCTACTCCCTACTCTCTATTCCCTACTCCCTGCGTTTCCATGGACTCTTTCTTCACCCGTTACAAGAACCCGCTGGTCCTCATCGCCGTTGTCCTCGCGCAGGTTCTTGCGCTGGCCATGCAGGTGCAGCGGTCGGCGCAGGGCTTCAACACCGGCACGCCGGACAGTCGCGAGGCCACGCTCGCCCGCCGCTGGATCTCCGCCACTGTCACCCCCATTGAGAGCATTCTGCACGGCTCATCGCTCAGCGTCCGCAATCTCTGGTCCAACTACATCGACCTCCGCGGCACCCGCCAGCAGGACGCCCAGCTTCGCAATGAGGTCGCCCGCCTGCGCGAAGAAGAGGCCGCATTCTCTGAGGACGCAGCCCAGGGCCGCCGCCTCCAGAAGCTTCTCGCCTTCAAGCAGCAGTACGTCACCACCACCGTTCCCGCGCAGGTCATCGGCACCAGCGGGTCTGACCGCTCGCGTCTCGTCCTCATCGACAAGGGCGCCAACGACGGCCTCAAGCCCGAAGAAGCCGTCATCACACCCGACGGCGTCGTCGGCAAGCTGCGCGACGTCTTCCCGCACTCCGCGCAGGTCGTGCTCATCTCCGACCCCACCTCCGGCGCCGGCGTCATCCTCACCTCCACACGCATCCGCGGCATCCTCCGCGGCACCGCCGACGGCGAGATCCAGATCAACAACCTCACCGCCGACTCCCGCATCAAGCCCGGCGAGCAGGTCGTCACCTCCGGCGGCGACCTCGTCTTTCCGCGCGGCATTCCTGTCGGCACCATCCAGTCCGTCGCGCCCGACCCCCAGCACCAGCCCTACACCGCCATCACCATCAAGCCCGCCGCCAACCTCACCGAGCTTGAAGAGGTCCTCGTCATCACCGGCACCCAGAGCACGCTCCCCGTCACCGCCCAGCAGGACGCCGCCGCAGCCGCGCAGCTCCACACCGACGAGCAGGAGCGCGCCGCCGACCAGCTCCCCAGCCTGCACCCGGACACGCCTGACGCTAAACCCGGCACCGATCCCAATGCCCCCGCCAATGCGAACGTCGTCGGCGGCCTTCCCGGCATCCCCAACTCTGGCCTGCCGCACCCTAAGCAGACCCTGCATCCTGACCGCTTCACGCCCGGCGCCGCTCCACCAGCGGAGGACATGACCCCCGGCGCCAAGTCATCGCCGGTCTACACCCCGCCGCCGCGCGTCCCCAAGCCTTCCACGGCAACATCGCCCGAGTCTGCCCCTCAGTCCGACTCCACGCCACAAACCACGCAGGAGCCGCAGCCCTAAGGGCGCCTTCACCATGGCAGAACTCAGTTACACATCCCGGCGCGAGCTCGACCAGTACGGCTTCCACCCGTCGGTCACCATCCTGGCCCCGCTCGTCTGCCTCATCCTGCAGTCGCTGTTGCCCAAAACCTTTCCGCGCTTGGCTATCCTTGACCTCCCACTCCTCGCGACGATCTTCTTCGCCGTCGCACGCCGCAGCCAGGTTGCCGGCACCCTCACCGGCACAGCCATCGGCCTCTTTCAGGACGGCCTCACCAATCAGCCCTTCGGCGTCTTCGGCATCGCCAAGGGCATCGTCGGCTACCTCGCCGCCAGCGTCGGCTTTGCGGTCGATATGGACAACGCCGTCAACCGCGGCCTTATCACCTTCCTCTTCAGCCTGCTGCAGAGCCTGTTGCTCTTCCTCATCACCCGCTGGCTGCTGAACGACCCCACCGTCCGCCTCGCGCCCGTCCACGAACTCCTCCGCGCCCTCGCGAACACCGCCGTCGGCATCCCCCTCTACTTCGCGCTCGACCGCTTCAAGACCCGTGACTAAACCGCCACGGCAACCGTCCAACCCGCACCGGCACTACACTACTATCTCAACCGCAGGAACCGCCCATGGCCACCCCTGAAGATCTCGAGAGCATCGCCCGGCAGGAGAAGCTCTCTACCGTCAAGCTGCACGCCTCGCAGTACATCGTTGCGCTTGTCCTCTTCATCCTTGGTGCCGGCCTCTGGCGGTTGCAGATCCTCGGCGCCAACAGCTACCGCGTCCTGGCCGAGCAGAACCGCATCCGCAAGGTCCCCGTGCTCGCCCCACGCGGCCGCATCTTCGACCGCGAAGGCCGCATCATCGTCGACAACTACCCATCCGTCAGCTGCTATCTCCTCCGCGAGCAGCAGAAGAGCCTCGACGCCGATCTCCCGCTCATCTCCGCCGGCCTGCACATCCCTATCGAGCAGATCCAGGCCACCATCCGTCACTACCAGTACGCGCCCAAGTATCAGCCCATCCCGCTCAAGCAGGACATCACCCCCGACGAGCAGGCCTTCATCGAGGCCCACCGCAGTGAGCTCCCCGAGCTCGAAACCCTCGAAGAGCAGCGCCGCCTCTATCCGCGCGACGGCTTCATGGCGCACCTCATCGGCTACGTCGGCGAGGTCTCCGAGAACGACCTCAACCAGTCCAGGTTCGCCTTCTACGCTCCCGGCGACGTCGTCGGAAAGTCCGGCATCGAAGAGGCCTACGACGAAATCCTTCGCGGCACTGACGGCTCCCGCGACGTCATCGTCAACTCCCATGGCAAAGAGCTCGGCGTCATGGGCCAGGAGCTCGCCACACCCGGCAAGGACATCCGCCTCACCATCGACCTCGACGTCCAGATGGCCGCCGAAAAGGCCCTCGAAGGCAAGACCGGCGCCATCGTCGCCATGGACCCCCACACCGGCGAGATCCTCGCCATGGCCTCGCGGCCCACCTTCGATCCCAATGAGTTCGCCGTCCGCCTCTCCAGCGCCTACTGGCAGACCATCCGCGACAACCCCGACCACCCCATGATGAACAAGGCCATCCAGGCGCAGCTCGCGCCCGGCTCTACCTTCAAGATCATCATGACCCTCGCTGGCCTGCAGGAGGGCGTCGCCCAGAACATGCACGTCAACTGTGCCGGTGGCGGCACTTTCTACGGACACTTCTTCGCCTGCGACCGCCACCACGGCGCGGTCGACATCCACAACGCCATCCCCTACTCCTGCGACACCTTCTACTACACCCTCGCTGAAAAACTCGGCATCGACACCATCGCCAAGTACGGCTCCGAGGTCGGCATAGGGGAGAAGACCGGCATCGACCTTCCCGACGAGGCCGAAGGCGTCATGCCCAGCGAACGCTGGAAGCTCAAGACCCTGCATGACAAGTGGTACGCCGGTGAGACCATCTCGGTCGGCATCGGCCAGGGCGCGCTTGAGGTCACCCCGCTGCAGCTCGCCCGCGCCCTCGGCGGCATCGCCTCCGGCGGCCATCTCGTGCGCCCCCACGTCGTCTTCCCGGATGAGCTCACCCCCGACGAGCTCTCCGCCATCCGCAGCACCTACCTTGGCTCCGGCGACAAGACGATCCCCCTCACCCCGGCCAACTGGCAGATCATCACCGACGACATGGCCGCCGTCACCGGCCCCACCGGCACCGCCGCCAGCGCGCACCTTGACGGCATCGACTTCGCCGGCAAGACCGGCACCGCCCAGATCATGAGCCACGACGCCCTCGCCCGCACCAACAAAGGCCACAACACCGAGCCTAATGCCTGGTTCGTCGGCATGGCCCCGCGCCGCAACCCCGACATCGTCGTCGCCGTCCTCTGGGAGCACGGTGTCTGGGGCCAGTACTCGGCCCGCCTCGCCGCGCAGGTCATCGACGCCTACGTCAACAAGCAGCGCGCCCGCGCCGGCAACGTCATGAAGCTCGCCTCCAACACTCCCGCCGCCACCGACGACACCCCCGCTGGCACTGGCGCCTCAGTCCCATATACTCCACAACCCGCCGATGACCGCAAGGCCACCACATCTCCCGGCGGCGGCCGGTAAACATCGTCAATGCTCAACCCCTGCCGTCCTCTCTTTAAACCACACAAACTAAACCTCTTACACCGCAAAACCAAAAACAACTTAATTTCCCCGAACTTCTATACTGGAAGTAGGGAGAAAAACTGGTAACTGGCAACTGAAAGCCGCAAACCCGAACCCGGTTAGGAACATGCTCATAGGTGCGGTTCACTGTCCTCTATCCTCTACACTATCCCCTTTATTTCCCATATCATACCCGTAACCATATACAGAATCAGTCGCTTACCCCCGGGATCACCCCGTAAGTCGCTGATTTTACAGATCAGGCCATCTACATAGGGGAGGGGGCACCCCCCCGATCACCCCGCTCCACCAATCACCGCTACACTACGTTCAGATGGTTCGATTTCGCGACTTCGACTGGGTTCTTCTTGGGTTCGTTCTGGTGCTCTCCGTCATCAGCGTGCTGGAGATCCGTTCCGCCACCGAGATGACCAAGTTCCACGGCTTCCAGCAGAAGCAGATGCTCTTCATTGGTGTCGGCCTCGTGCTCATGTTCGCCGTCTCCCTCATCGACTACCATCGCCTGCTCGGCATCGTCTGGTGGGCCTACGGTATCGGCGTCGGCTGCCTCGTCGCGGTCAAGCTCGTCGGCCAGAAGGTCCTCGGTGCGCGCCGCTGGATCAACCTCGGCGGCGGCATCCACTTCCAGCCCTCCGAGTGGGTCAAGCTCATCCTCATCATCGCCGCCGCCCGCTTCTTCTGGGAGATCGTCTCCAACGGCCGCGACATGGGTTGGTGGGACATCACCAAGTCCTTCGCGCTCGTTGGCCTGCCCATGCTGCTGGTCCTCGCGCAGCCCGACCTGGGAACATCGTTGACCTATCTGCCAATTCTCGTCGTCGGCCTCTTCATGGGCGGCCTGCGCCTGCGCCACGCCATCATCCTGTTGGTGGCCTTCGGTATCCTCACAGCTGTCGTCTGGCGCAGTGGGAAGATCCTCAAGCCCTACCAGAAGGCCCGTCTCACCTCCTTCACCAATCCGGAGAACGACCCCAAGGGCACCGGTTACCAGATCGAGCAGTCCATGATCGCCGTCGGCTCCGGCGGCCTCTGGGGCAAGGGCACCAACAAGGGCACCCAGACCCAGGGCGACTTCCTGCCCATTCCGTATACCGACTTCATCTTCGCGGCCTTCTGCGAGGAGCACGGCTTCATAGGTGCCGTCGGCGTCCTGCTGCTCTACTTCCTTATTCTCGTCCGGCTCATCCAGAACGCCCAGACCGCCGCCGATCCACCCGGCGCCCTCATCATCATGGGCGTCATGGCTATCCTGCTCTTCCAGGTGGCTATTAACATCGGCATGTGTGTGGATCTCATGCCGGTTACCGGCATCCCACTCCCGCTCATGAGTTATGGCGGCTCCTCGGTCATCTTCACGTTCCTGTCGTTCGGCATCGTCATGAACATCAGGATGCGACGGTTTGTGAACTAAGGGGTCGTCCCCTCCACGCTTCCCAACTTTGGTGCATACTATAGTGAGACGTCCGGCCCATGGCTGGACGGGTACGAAACCTCGCTCCGGCGGATGCCATCTTCATTCCCGCCGCAGCGGAACGAAAAGTTCTTTTATTACAAGAAGGCCGACCAGGCACGGATCAACTTCCGATGGGTCGGACAGGTTCTGAGTATGAATGCAAACGGACGGTTAACGGCCCCGCCTCTTGTTGAGGTCGCGCTGGTCACAAACTCCGTTTGCGGTAAGGTGTTGGCGAGCAGCTATTTATGGCTCTCAGCACGCGGTATCGCACTGGAAATATCCTCACTCGGCCCTGAAGCTCCGCCTCGCGCGGGCTCTCAGGTGCGTTCGCGCTCCGGCGCAGACTCACGATGCTGGACCGCTCTCCAAGCCACCGCAACTCATCTCCTGTCCCGTCCTCTGGAGGTGGCTGCCTGAGGCGAACGCCCTGAAGCGTCCCCCTCAGCAGCAGGATCTCTGCCTGTTCTGCCAGCACCCTCTTCGCCATGCGTGGACGTGCAGAAAGCAGAGCAATGTCGAAAGAAATCTATATTTCAAGTACGCCGCACGAAACGCGGCTTGCCATCGTCGAAAAGGACGAACTCACTGAGATCTACTACGAGCGTGAGAACGAATACACCCTCGCCGGCTCCATCTACAACGGTCGCGTCACCCGCGTGCTTCCCGGCATGCAGTCCAGCTTCGTAGACATCGGTCTCGAGCGCGACGCGTTCCTCTACATCACAGACTTCATGGAAGAGGCTGGTGACTCAGCCGACTTCGAATCCAGCAACGGTTCCAGCGCACCACGCTCCGGCGAGCGCCGCGAGCGTAGTAGTGACCGTGGCCGTCGCGACGATCGTGACCGCACCCGCGCGCCGCAGCTTGAGGTCCCCGTCGCCGACAATCCTCCCACCGAGGACGATCTCCTCACCGTCGACCGGGATGCCACTTCCGAGGAGATCGGTGAAGGCGCTCCCGGTGCCGATGGCAGCCGTCGCTGGCGCGGCCGCCGTGGCCGCCGCCGTGGCCGCGGTTCCAACGGTGAAGGATCGAGCGAGACAGTCTTTGCAGCGCCTCAGAGCGAGGAGGCTGTCGTCGATGAACAGCCCGCTCCGGAGATCGAGCGTAGTGACCGCGAAGACCGCAGTGATCGCAACTCCCGCCGCCGTGGCGGCCGTGATCGCCGCCGTGACGACATCCGTGAGCGTTTCACCCCACGCGGCCTGCGCAACGATGCGA carries:
- a CDS encoding response regulator, which codes for MRPRKLILCIESNEQVLSVRKFLLETRGYRVVACASAAEALDYLQTATPGSIDLLMSDLLLPQMDGNELVRRAKQLLPGLPTLLVSGTVTGYDRAAAADAFLPKGASTPAEILDRIRILVARKRGPKKHVQSVTVPQRELAVAS
- the mreC gene encoding rod shape-determining protein MreC, producing the protein MDSFFTRYKNPLVLIAVVLAQVLALAMQVQRSAQGFNTGTPDSREATLARRWISATVTPIESILHGSSLSVRNLWSNYIDLRGTRQQDAQLRNEVARLREEEAAFSEDAAQGRRLQKLLAFKQQYVTTTVPAQVIGTSGSDRSRLVLIDKGANDGLKPEEAVITPDGVVGKLRDVFPHSAQVVLISDPTSGAGVILTSTRIRGILRGTADGEIQINNLTADSRIKPGEQVVTSGGDLVFPRGIPVGTIQSVAPDPQHQPYTAITIKPAANLTELEEVLVITGTQSTLPVTAQQDAAAAAQLHTDEQERAADQLPSLHPDTPDAKPGTDPNAPANANVVGGLPGIPNSGLPHPKQTLHPDRFTPGAAPPAEDMTPGAKSSPVYTPPPRVPKPSTATSPESAPQSDSTPQTTQEPQP
- a CDS encoding TetR/AcrR family transcriptional regulator — encoded protein: MDENVNEMETDDSAPRTGLQALRSERTRGALLAAAEKIFARDGFEASRIEDIAAEAGRSRGAFYANFANKTEVFLALRSRAMLQKAREMRARLQEVTGEQARIEAVNRHIIEEICNTQSLLLQIEFKLFTLRHPELREELAEKHIDASVLVHERELQGFFPDKKSHPKETREKTLAIEALLEGFALNALFSPNVLTRDYLEEVVPKLLAEILADR
- the recG gene encoding ATP-dependent DNA helicase RecG; the encoded protein is MELKTPVKYIKRVGERIAAGLAERGVVTVEDLLYHLPFRYEDRLHPKPLSVYQAGDVASIIGEVRGTVLLRTRSGPIFEMTVGVKPPVEAGEELDGLLRPPPLAVLETVKCLWFHGSYLQGKFKPGQMVALYGKLEGSRSGAALNAPPGSTKFKMVQPTFEILPDASATGEDAEFTMLEMGRIVPVYPSLGGTTAWGAKLTSRWLRRVMWTVFKDLQESEAFSDAGAEESLPKAMLQRLGLPGRMEALQALHFPAAGTSMTELMSARTPAHRRLIFEEFWYLELGLELKRRRLREREGTAFVTDDKVREALKQVLPFKPTAAQKRVLGEIAGDMRKTQPMRRLLQGDVGSGKTIVAFQAAVVAIENGYQAAMMAPTEILATQHYLGARKLLKDVISPRTGRPYRVALLTGSLDDRTKREVRGRIFRGEVDLAIGTHALVEEKVDFDNLGLVIVDEQHRFGVQQRFRLMRKPGASGVATEPDVLVMTATPIPRTLALTMYGDLEASVIDELPPGRSPIVTRRVNEDGVSKVWEFVRKQVEAERQAYIVYPVIEGERDDQPELDFALEASEAGTQEADSSAALRNDKGRGKGKSLEGKSRKKAQRQKLRSATEMFEELSAGALKGLKLGLLHGRMSADDKEVMMARFKRGEVDVLVSTTVIEVGVDVPNATVMVIEHADRFGLAQMHQLRGRVGRGAAKSYCVLVTSGVVSPEAEQRLDAMVRTQNGFELAEFDLQQRGPGEFFGTRQAGLPEFRVANLTRDREILELAKSEAERFVESRDPSISQEELDAVWARLKQQWQRRYGLVEA
- a CDS encoding peroxiredoxin; the encoded protein is MSLRINDIAPDFTAETTQGTIHFHEWIGDNWAVLFSHPKDFTPVCTTELGAVGSLEQQFIARGAKPIGLSVDGVENHSKWAKDIEDVTGAKVNFPVIGDTDLKVAKLYDMLPAEAGDSCEGRTPADNATVRVVYIIGPDKKIKLQMAYPMTTGRNFDEIIRVLDSMQLTAKHKVATPANWKQGDDVIITGAVSNEEADKIFPGYKTVKPYLRTTTQPK
- a CDS encoding PhzF family phenazine biosynthesis protein, whose product is MARTLDYSVLDVFAEQPLAGNQLAVFHDASSLTTAEMQSLARETNFAETTFILPADPAQEAEHGVRVRIFTTEEEFPFAGHPTLGTATWLHLNHPTLRGAQIITLKLNVGPIPVTFQPSQPGDIGVVGTMRQNDPVFGAAHARSAIAPLLGLAEEDLSPTHAPQTVSTGLPFCIVPLRSVEALQRLQVSQREAQSWLGNSGAKFFYCVAPTNDAAPHAAQWRARMQFYNGEDPATGSATGCCISWLVQHGLATSGTDVVIEQGIEIHRPSRLIARASLASAKVSDVFVSGRTIPVATGRFFLP
- a CDS encoding MgtC/SapB family protein, producing the protein MPISEISGQGLQQFLELGIAFVLSASIGLEREIRHKSAGLRTYTVVGTAAALFLLVSKYGFTNVLVEGRIVLDPSRVAAQVVTGIGFIGAGMIFVKGDHVNGLTTAATMWLVTAIGMACGAGLPWLALGTTIAYFVVALVFPSIIRRILPGASGPVEEIKHLEHD